From the Pseudoalteromonas ulvae UL12 genome, the window GGTACTGCTACCACAATTGATTTTGTATCTCTGGATAAAAAGCACCTTGGCGGCTGGATTATTCCAGGATTAGATTTAATGGTTGAGTCTATTTCACAACGTGCGCCAGATGTATTTTCAGATTCTGAGGTAGGATTTGAAAATATTACCGGAACGAATACACCGAATGCGTTACACAATGGTTGTTTTGTAAGCACGTTAGGTGCTGTAGTAATCGCACAACAACATTTTAATCATTATTGTCGAGTTATTTTTACCGGTGGCTATGGTTTTCATCTGCATCAAGCGATGGAAAATACTCAGTTTGATGAGCGACTTATTTTTAAGGGGCTGCTCGTTTGGTATGTAAAACAAGCAAAAAACAACTAAAAACCTGCTTTTAGCTTAAAAGTTATTCGATCAAACATAAAAAGTTAATTTTTTTTAATTTAATGGTTGCATCCCCCCAAACCTTGCTCTAGAATCCTGCCCCGTACTCAAGTAGTACAGCGTGCCGACTTAGCTCAGCTGGTAGAGCAACTGACTTGTAATCAGTAGGTCAACCGTTCGACTCGGTTAGTCGGCACCACTTTCTTTCGAGGCCGAAAGAAAGCTGATACAAGAATTTTGTGGAGGGGTTCCCGAGTGGCCAAAGGGATCAGACTGTAAATCTGACGGCTCAGCCTTCGGTGGTTCGAATCCACCTCCCTCCACCACTTATCTTGACGGGTCTTGCAGTAGTTAAGAACTAGGTTCCTAAAGCGGGCATCGTATAATGGCTATTACCTCAGCCTTCCAAGCTGATGATGCGGGTTCGATTCCCGCTGCCCGCTCCAGTTTCTGGTGTTGCTGATATAGCTCAGTTGGTAGAGCGCACCCTTGGTAAGGGTGAGGTCGGCAGTTCGAATCTGCCTATCAGCACCAG encodes:
- a CDS encoding type III pantothenate kinase, giving the protein MILLIDAGNTAIKLAVSDEHNQPTLIKQVQLCWSKISLVLYSCVKHSAELQAMIDTAQAHGIEVCRAKVSQQLDGLVCGYEHFHNLGIDRWLAVIGAQNDYPNENLVIVDSGTATTIDFVSLDKKHLGGWIIPGLDLMVESISQRAPDVFSDSEVGFENITGTNTPNALHNGCFVSTLGAVVIAQQHFNHYCRVIFTGGYGFHLHQAMENTQFDERLIFKGLLVWYVKQAKNN